One Glycine max cultivar Williams 82 chromosome 1, Glycine_max_v4.0, whole genome shotgun sequence genomic window, CGAGTTCTACAGCTCTGATTGGTCTACAACTTTTGCTATGCGGGATGTGGCCAGCTTAGCAAATTAAATGCCTCATGATGTAGTAGTGGGGCTGTGCTTAGCGAGATGGTCTTGCTCAGCGCAATGCCATTCCAGAGAGGGATTTGGGCTTAGCAGGTATGACCCGCTGGGCCCAATTAATATGGGAGTCCAGGCAGAGATGTTTGCGTGCTTAGCGCACAACTGTGCTCAGCGAGACTATgcgttgcgcttagcgagctgaCTCGCTTAGCACAATTCCATTAAATGCAATTCGATAgaggtttttgggcttagcgcaattGTCTCACTTAGCGAGACCCTTTCCGCCAATGGGTAGGGGTTGGTGCGCTTAGCGTGAGTGATGACTCGCTCAGTGCATGAAGGATGattcgcttagcgcacagggcgCGCTGAGCCAGTGGatgactgaaaaaaaaaattctgagtTATTTCTCATCCACGGTTTCAGAGAAGCTTTAGCAACCCCTTTTATCATACAAAACATGCTGATGACTTACTCTAGAAATCACAAATAAGTTGAAACCTAACTATATGCaatgattaagaaaataaaagaaaaagagctgggttgcttcccagtaagcgcttctttaacgtcactagcttgatgCATATTACCTCAAGGGTCTGGAGCAATCTTGGTTCTAGCCATCAGAACCATCTCATTCTCAACTTCATCCACCTTAGCACAAACATTCCGGTCAAGTGAGTGCTTCTCTGcatcaaacaaatcaaatgTGATCTTCTATTCCCATTTGCAGATTACCTTTCCCCATATCCACCACACAATTGGTGGTTAACATGAAGGGACGACCCAAAATCAGCGGGATTTCAGCATCCTCTTCAATATCCATGATCACGAAATCTGCAGGGAAGGTAAATTGTCGCACCTTGACTAAAACATCTTCAACCACGTCATAAGGCCTTGTAATAGAACAATCTGCCAGCTGTAATGTCATACTTGTTGGCATAATTTCCAGCTCTCCAatccttctgcacatggagagaggcatCAAATTTATGTTGGCCCCCAAATCAATGAGGGCTTTCCCAACAGACACTGTACCAATAGAGCAAGGGATTGTGACACTCCCtggatccttgtatttaggtgGAAGGATTCTTTGGATAACAACACTGCAGTTTCCCTCCACCACAATATTATCACTATGGATATATTTGCCCTTCTTGGTCagtaaatctttcaaaaacttgGAGTAAAGTGGCATTTGTTGCAAGGCTTCTCCTAAGAGGATAGTTATCTCCAATTTCTTAAAGATGTCAAGGAAACGAGCGAAGTGTCATTCCTTGTCTTTCTTGGACGGCACCAAAGGATACGGTGCTTCCTTCCCTGAATATGAGACaacctccttcttcttttctctggcCAACTCACTATttgtcttcttctctttctcattctctctctttttttcatttttttcttctttttcttcttcttcctcatcatttatttttttctccctcacctgatcttcttctttttctttttcttcttctccttcagcTATTAACTCTTGCTCATCATTAGTCCTCCCTTTATCTTCCCCTAGTAttcttctttgggatttttctcagTATTGGCCCCAAAACTTCCAGAAGAATTCTCAGCTATTTGCTTAGCTAGCTGTCCTACTTGAATCTCTAGGTTCTTTATGGTAGACTCTGTGCTCTTGTGATTGGACATAGAAACTTGCATGAACTGAGccaaagtctcctccagcttgGTTGTACTCTCAAAAAGGCTAGGCCCTTGGTTTTGAGGCCTGTTGGATGGTCCACcttggtctttgttgaattggTTTCCAGGATGAGACCTTTATTGCCCTTGATTCTGATTAAAATTAGAACCTTGCTGATTACCTAAAAATCCACTTGCATTAAACCTTGGTCTATgctgatttcccatataattcACCTCCTTTGTAGCATCATCAAGGGGTATACAACAACTAGATTCATGTGCTCCTCCACATATGCTACAACAACCAGAACTGCTAAATATGAAGGTTGAGTCGCTTGTAATTGGGTTGGCAACTTACTAAGTGTTTTCGTCAATGATTCTAGCTGCTTAGTTAATAGCTTGTTTTGCGCCTACAGTGCATCTTGTGAAGAAAGCTCTAACAGGCTTCTCTCTATGGGTATATGAGTTCGATCACACAAAATAGCATGATCACTagcagccatattttcaataagCTCCTTAGCTTCTTCGGGagtcttcaatttaatttttccacCAGCAGAAGCATCCAATAACTGCTTGGACTGTGGCCTCAACCCatctataaaaatattcaattgaaTCGGCTCGGAGAATCCATGAGTTGGTGTCTTCCGCAGCAAGCTACAAAATCTTTCAAGTGCTTCACTCATGGATTCATCTAGAAATTGATGAAATGATGAGATAGCTGCCTTGTCTTCAGCTATCTTGGACTCAAGAACATACTTCTTCAAAAACTTTTCTACAACCTCCTCCCAATTCTTCAAACTGTTTCCCTTAAAAGAGGgcagccacctcttggcttctccagccaatgaaaatgagaataaactGAGCCTTACTGCATCTTCTGGCACATCGACAATTTTCATTGTGTTGCAAATTTCAATATAAGTAGCCAAGTGTGCGTAAGGGTCTTCATTTGGCAATCCATGAAATAGATTTCCTTGAATCAGTTGAATCAAGGAATGAGAATATGTGATATTGTGAGCCTGAACTTCCGGCTGTGTGATGCTTGTAAAGAATTGTGGCACGGTCGAGCTAGAATAATCTTCAAGAGTTACCCTCTGTGGTTGATCTTCATCCATGATATGAGCTTCGGATGCACCTACTTCGGATTCTCTTAACTCTGGGAATGCTGAAGATGACTCAGATGATTGAGCTTCCTCCAAACTTGGTTGTACTGTTCTCTCCTTCTCTCTGCATTGTTTCTCCTGCAAGTGGCTTCTATTTCCAAATCTAATGGAACTAAATTACCTACTGAAGAGTTACCTCGCATACAAGAAACACTAAACAGAACAACAGTTAACCAAATCAAGAAAAAGTAAATTCTAACTTACTATtcacaaaatcaatcaaagaataatgaatAAATGTCTACAAACTGAACTATACTATCTAAGTGGAAAGAAATTCCTcggcaacggtgccaaaaacttgttcacaGCAAAAACTTGTTCGCTAATATTCTGCGATGCTAATCAGCAAGTGTACTGAgtcgcacaagtaatataaaatgataagaaccgagtatcgtatccacagggaacttgtttcactcaaaagatATATGTTCAATGAGCAAACATTTGTGTAAAGTAAGTAAATGTTGAGTTggatttatgtataaaaatctagttaaacacaaattaaaatatctagAGGTTGAGAAGTAAAAACAGTCAAGTAAAAAGCACGTTGGGTCGTCCTATTGAATTTCCTTTGATgctgttaaatatttttctctatttaatgttatcctagtgttcttatgctgagaaattacccaaaccaagatccctcaagtgaatgggcctaactctatttaaaccttgtccttgatccctcaacaaacttagtctaaaagagttgcattacGATTATAGCAAAATAAGGACTAGATCGTTGCattccattcctagacatacaatTTTCTAGCTttctctatcaagttctaaggttttaaagcacTTCCCAGTACTAAAtatcctaactatacatacaaatgggtggtcaagccacaagcatgcaaaaataagcatagatagaagcaatgaacacataaaaacaacattaaatagatagtaagaaaGTTTTACATCAAAGGTTCAGCAAAACTCCCCAACAagaggtttagccttccattaaagTAATAAACTTTCAGCACAAAGGATAGATTTTGAGGGAAGAAAATGGCTAAGaatggttgaggatgtctctTTCAACCTCTAGAACCCTAATCTCACTCCTCTAACCTAAACTCTCTTGGAGGCTTGTTTTTGTTGCTTTGCCTTCTCTCTTGGCTATGTTTTTCGACTCCTCCCTTAGGTTCCGCCAACtttagtgttttaaaggctccttGACATTTCAGAttctgaaggctcgcttagcgagattggctcgctaagcgcgagttagtgaaatttggcttagcgagctagGCGCGCTGAGCGTGAGAAGAGACAAACGACTCGCTGGGCAAGCTTGCGGTGTGCTGGGAGTATCTAAAACTGAAGTgatttcaacattaattcacaaaatgggagtatctactgtataaaatcaaactaaacatgaaaatatgtacaattcctacaaaaagaaccataaattggaggaaagATGCTAATTTCATGaaactattcaatacaaaagttagtcgtaaataacGACTAGCATTGGCTCATGTGAGAAGCTTTGTTGCAGAAGAAGGCAATGGTGGACAAGCGACGATGCGGTGGCAACAAGAGAGTAGCGATGCATAGTAAAGggttcgagagagagagagtttcaAGTAAGCTCGAGGCGTTCCAGAGTAAGGGATCATTTGGAATTATTATCAAagtgttaacattgatttttgaaaaCCGTTGTTAAGGTATCTCAAACAACAccgattttataaaaattgatgtaaGGATTTTGCTactaacattggtttttttaaaaaagaaacaaatgttaacaatgacattttatttacaaaaatgccactgcGTATTTTGTAAAATCGGTTTTCATCAAAATTGACATTAACTGGATGATGTTGAATCtcttttttgtagtagtgcttATGAGATCTACAAAGGTAGAAAGCCAAATATATCACATCTCAAGGTCTTTTGTTGTAAGTGCTTTGTGTTAAATAATGGTAAAGAATCTCTTAGCCAGTTTAATGCCATGGTTGATGCAGGTTTATTTCTAGGATACTCATCTACTAGCAAGGCATATAGAGTTTTCAATAAGAATTCATTAAAGATTTAAGAATCTTCCTATTTTgtatttgatgaatctaatcCCCAAAAGTAAGGAAAGGtgcatttttttatgatgatgtaGGGAGTCCAAGAGAAGCTTCTCCAAGGAGTAAAGAGGTGGTGAGCAATAAACCTCAAGAAGGACCCTCATCACAACACAACTTTCTTCCTAAGGAATGAAGAGCACCAAGGGATCTCTCTATGGACAACATCATTGGAGACATAGAAAAGAGAGTAACTACTAGACACtctttgaatttgttttgtGAACATACTTCATTTGTGTCTCAAGTAGAATCCTTGCCTATAAAAGAGGCACTCATATGAGTTCTGGATAATTTCCATGCATGAGGAGTTGAaccaatttaaaagaaataatgtaTGAGAATTGATACCTTATTCTAAAAACATGAACATCATTGGCACTAAATGagtgtttaaaaataaattaaatgaacatGGTTTAATCACTAAGAATAAAAGGCAAAGCTAGTAGCCAAGGGCTAGAAATAGCAAGAAGGTATAGAGTTTGGTGAAACCTATGCACCGATTGCTAGACTAGAGGTCATAAGATTGCTATTTGCTTATGCTTGTGTTAGGGATTTCAAGTTATACCAAATGgataaaagtatttttctaaATGCATACATTGAAGAGGAAGTTTATGGTTCCTAACCTACCAGTTTTGAGGATTATAAAAATCCAAATCATGTACACAAGCTCAAGAAAGCTCTTTATGGACTTAAACAAGCCCCAAGGCAATGGTATGAGAGACTTAGCAACTTCCTTCTTGAAAAAAGTTTGAGAGAGGAAAAGTTGATAAAacacttttattaaaaattcctGTCATAACATTTTACTTGTGCAAGTTTATATGGATGACATCATTTTTGGTTCCACTAACAAATCTCTCTGTGAAGATTTTGTGTACAAGATGCAAAGGGAGCTTGAAATGTCAATAATTGGGGAGTTAAATTACTTTGTTGGTTTCAAAGTGAAGCAAATGGACCATGGAACATTTCTCCATCAGACAAAATACTACAAGGAACTtcttaagaagtttgaaatggAAAAAAGCAAGGAGTTTGTAACTCTTATGGCTACTAATTGCTACCTTGGTGCGGATGAAAAAGGAAAGTCAATTGATCAAACAAAGTATAGAGGTATCATTGGTTCCCTACTTTACTTGACTGCAAGTAGACCGAACATCATATTTAGTGTTTACATGTGTGCACACTATCAATCCAGTCCTAAGGAGTCTTACTTCTCTATTATAAAAAGGATAATGAAATACCTAAAAGGCAATTTAGATGTTGGTTGATGGTACCCTAAAGGTGCTGAGATCTTTCTACTTGAATACTCAGATTCAAACTTTTCCAGATTTACACTAGATAGGAAAAACACTAGTAGTATTTGCCACTTGTTAGGTAATGGCCTGGTTTCATGGAATAGTAAGAATCAAGCATGTGTTGCCTTGTTTACAGATAAGGCTGAGTACATTGTTGTG contains:
- the LOC102664659 gene encoding uncharacterized protein encodes the protein MPLYSKFLKDLLTKKGKYIHSDNIVVEGNCSVVIQRILPPKYKDPGSVTIPCSIGTVSVGKALIDLGANINLMPLSMCRRIGELEIMPTSMTLQLADCSITRPYDVVEDVLVKVRQFTFPADFVIMDIEEDAEIPLILGRPFMLTTNCVVDMGKGNLQMGIEDHI